In Saccharomonospora marina XMU15, one genomic interval encodes:
- a CDS encoding 5-formyltetrahydrofolate cyclo-ligase codes for MTVDEKKRAVREHVWALLEEHRAAPAGVHGRIPAFFGADEAADRLAELPEWQSAKIVKAVPDTAQQPVRARALDEGKLVYMAVPKLAEPRPFYLLDPDTLPVSPAEAADKGAAAKVGQAVDVDSMRPVDLIVCGSVAVNRHGVRLGKGAGYSDIEVAFLQEAGLIGPETTIVTTVHDLQVIDDDLPETRHDFSVDIIVTPTTVIRCDEPRRPSGLLWDDLPAEKIAAIPALAARLRQQSNV; via the coding sequence ATGACCGTGGATGAGAAGAAACGAGCTGTCCGCGAGCACGTGTGGGCGCTGCTGGAGGAACACCGTGCCGCACCGGCTGGTGTGCACGGCCGGATTCCCGCCTTCTTCGGCGCGGACGAAGCCGCCGACAGGCTCGCGGAGCTGCCGGAATGGCAGTCCGCCAAGATCGTCAAAGCGGTGCCTGACACAGCGCAACAGCCGGTGCGCGCCCGCGCTCTCGACGAAGGCAAGCTGGTCTACATGGCGGTGCCGAAGCTCGCCGAGCCGAGGCCCTTCTACCTGCTCGATCCGGACACCTTGCCCGTCTCGCCCGCCGAGGCCGCCGACAAGGGAGCCGCGGCCAAGGTCGGTCAGGCCGTCGACGTGGACAGTATGCGTCCGGTGGACCTCATCGTGTGCGGAAGCGTCGCCGTGAACCGCCACGGCGTGCGCCTCGGCAAAGGAGCCGGATACTCCGACATCGAGGTCGCATTCCTCCAGGAAGCCGGGCTGATTGGACCCGAGACGACGATCGTGACCACCGTGCACGACCTGCAGGTCATCGACGACGACCTACCCGAAACCAGGCACGACTTCAGCGTGGACATCATCGTGACCCCCACAACCGTGATCAGGTGCGACGAACCGCGACGACCGAGCGGCCTGCTCTGGGACGACCTCCCGGCGGAGAAGATCGCCGCGATTCCCGCACTCGCGGCGCGCTTGCGCCAACAGAGCAACGTCTGA
- a CDS encoding helix-turn-helix domain-containing protein gives MLTGDDTPTSAGEVDVATRRRRLAKRRKSQGFSQESLAERLGVDPKTIRRWESGETEEGPQPWLRPKLAQCLQVSPEQLEELLAGDDEPATNDRVDYSLRNPAAADLRTVADLRDEVHDLDERYDSAPSTSLLARTGHCLGQVAFLRANVSNHRVRHELLAVEAEAATLMGQLVWDASQRRDHATAHDYFDQAITAAQRLRDPTAEGRALLRKSFVALYGERAPETGLQLTMRTTEVVAGSSHVLAGLALLHTAEAYAMLGRQRDCERALRDADSRIERIGEADAALNLFSPTQPGRLAGSCYLFLGKPKLAQPILETTAHQLRDRSKSQAIVLGNLALAYLRQRRLDEAVGALHRAVDVVEATRGGGGLNIVFSACRELRPWRNVDLVQDVYDRVMTLMTA, from the coding sequence GTGCTGACCGGGGACGACACACCAACATCGGCGGGGGAGGTGGACGTGGCGACCAGACGGCGTCGACTCGCGAAGCGACGCAAATCGCAAGGGTTCAGCCAAGAGTCTCTCGCCGAACGATTGGGAGTGGACCCCAAGACGATTCGGCGGTGGGAAAGCGGCGAGACCGAAGAGGGGCCACAACCTTGGTTACGGCCGAAACTGGCGCAGTGCCTGCAGGTGTCACCGGAACAGCTCGAAGAGCTGCTGGCAGGTGACGACGAGCCGGCGACCAATGACCGCGTCGACTACTCGCTGCGGAACCCAGCAGCCGCGGACCTTCGGACCGTAGCCGACCTCAGAGACGAGGTACACGACCTCGACGAGCGTTACGATAGCGCGCCGTCAACGTCGCTTCTCGCACGCACAGGACACTGTCTCGGCCAGGTCGCGTTTCTGCGGGCCAACGTGTCGAACCACCGGGTTCGACACGAGCTCCTCGCCGTCGAGGCCGAGGCCGCCACGCTCATGGGGCAACTCGTCTGGGACGCGTCCCAGCGCCGGGACCACGCGACCGCACACGACTACTTCGACCAGGCGATCACGGCCGCGCAGCGGCTTCGGGACCCGACAGCGGAAGGCCGCGCGCTCCTACGGAAGAGCTTCGTGGCGCTCTACGGCGAAAGAGCTCCTGAGACCGGGCTCCAGCTCACCATGCGAACAACCGAAGTGGTAGCGGGGAGCAGCCACGTGCTTGCGGGACTCGCGCTGCTGCACACAGCGGAGGCCTACGCGATGCTCGGCCGTCAACGCGACTGCGAACGGGCGCTCAGGGACGCTGACTCCCGGATTGAGCGGATCGGCGAGGCCGACGCGGCGCTCAACCTGTTCTCCCCAACACAGCCGGGGAGACTCGCCGGATCTTGCTACCTCTTCCTCGGCAAACCGAAACTCGCTCAGCCGATCCTGGAAACGACCGCTCACCAGCTCCGCGACCGCTCGAAGTCCCAGGCCATCGTCCTCGGCAACCTTGCTCTCGCGTACCTCCGGCAACGCCGCCTCGATGAGGCGGTGGGTGCGTTGCATCGGGCCGTGGATGTCGTCGAGGCAACGCGGGGCGGGGGCGGGCTGAACATCGTCTTCAGTGCTTGCCGGGAACTCCGACCATGGCGGAACGTGGACCTGGTCCAGGACGTGTACGACCGGGTGATGACCCTGATGACGGCGTGA
- a CDS encoding Gfo/Idh/MocA family protein, which yields MSDLLRLPLATKGDRSRSATKLRAAVVGLGKQALEDHVPGLLGSDAAELVAICDENDAVLREQQYRLQVNGYANVEAMFDAEQLDFVVVCVPHDAGRQIIEAAAGRGIHVLKEKPFATTLSEAKELAKECERAGIHLMVTLQRRFNPIYTSFHQLADQIGTPFVVDAAYTLHIADPSEGWRGHVNRAGGGCVIDMGYHLVDMLLWYFGLPDRILADMSINARPDRDYDAEDTALIHFSYDSGLYGSLLLSRFIGPKTEQIRLVGSKGIVHLERGRIQRLTNDGEVVESLAREQAWPSAAVSQVNHFCRVVEGLRPNVSGPRENLAHLSFIQGCYESARTRTHVNPKEL from the coding sequence ATGAGTGACTTGTTGCGACTTCCGCTCGCCACCAAGGGAGACCGGTCGAGAAGTGCTACGAAACTTCGAGCAGCTGTGGTCGGGCTCGGCAAGCAAGCTCTTGAGGACCATGTACCGGGCCTGCTGGGTTCGGACGCGGCGGAGCTGGTCGCGATCTGCGACGAGAACGACGCGGTCCTGCGCGAGCAGCAGTACAGGCTCCAGGTCAACGGCTACGCCAACGTGGAGGCGATGTTCGACGCTGAACAGCTCGACTTCGTCGTCGTGTGTGTCCCGCACGATGCGGGACGGCAGATCATCGAGGCCGCGGCCGGCCGAGGAATTCATGTGCTCAAGGAAAAGCCCTTCGCAACGACCTTGTCCGAGGCCAAGGAGCTCGCGAAGGAATGTGAGCGCGCCGGCATTCATCTCATGGTGACGCTTCAGCGGCGGTTCAATCCCATCTATACGAGCTTCCACCAACTCGCGGACCAGATCGGCACCCCGTTCGTGGTCGATGCGGCGTACACACTGCACATCGCCGACCCGTCCGAAGGTTGGCGCGGCCATGTCAACCGAGCGGGCGGCGGGTGCGTGATCGACATGGGCTACCACCTGGTCGACATGCTGCTGTGGTACTTCGGCCTCCCCGACCGAATCCTCGCGGACATGTCGATCAACGCGCGTCCGGACCGTGACTACGACGCCGAGGACACCGCTCTCATCCACTTCTCCTACGACAGCGGCCTCTACGGATCACTCCTGCTGTCCCGGTTCATCGGGCCGAAGACCGAACAGATCAGGCTCGTCGGCTCGAAAGGGATCGTGCACCTCGAACGCGGACGTATCCAGCGGCTCACCAACGACGGCGAGGTCGTGGAGTCACTGGCACGCGAGCAAGCGTGGCCATCGGCGGCCGTGTCCCAGGTCAACCACTTCTGCCGTGTCGTGGAAGGGCTGCGACCGAACGTCAGCGGCCCTCGCGAAAACCTCGCCCACCTGAGCTTCATCCAGGGCTGTTACGAGTCCGCCCGCACCCGAACCCACGTGAACCCGAAGGAGCTGTGA
- a CDS encoding DegT/DnrJ/EryC1/StrS family aminotransferase, giving the protein MKTLAVNGGTPVITEPGPHFTWPPITPHTTKAVLDQLETSVSIYDRSGVIAELEDALKDYFGVRHAVLTSSGTAAIHSAYAAAYVEPGDEVIVPAYTFLATATPLLHLGAIPVLADSDETGNVSVADVEERITDKTTAIMATHLWGLPAVVDQLRQLADEHGLLFLEDASHAHGATVADRKVGTFGHIAAFSMNGPKPLSAGEGGFALTDDDELFYRLLLHGHYNKRCRTEIPTQHLAHRYAVTGMGLKFRIHPLAASIALDQLANLDEYLTGRQCIADYLCRELAQLPGLAVPAVPADTRPAWYGLPLTYVPDELGGLSIERFHQALLVEGLGEIDRPGSTCPLNLLPLFQDPDHMLPGYRHANRVAYRPGQFPVAEQVWRHTLKLPVWHREEDLPLVDRYLEGIRKVIDNHEELLG; this is encoded by the coding sequence GTGAAGACGCTTGCCGTCAACGGTGGCACACCGGTGATCACGGAGCCGGGACCCCATTTCACCTGGCCGCCGATCACCCCGCACACCACCAAGGCAGTACTCGACCAGTTGGAGACCTCCGTCTCCATCTACGACCGCTCAGGCGTCATCGCCGAGCTGGAGGACGCGCTCAAGGACTACTTCGGCGTGCGCCATGCGGTACTCACCAGCTCCGGGACCGCGGCGATCCACTCGGCCTACGCGGCCGCTTACGTCGAGCCCGGCGACGAAGTGATCGTCCCCGCCTACACGTTCCTCGCCACTGCGACGCCACTGCTGCACCTGGGCGCGATTCCCGTACTCGCCGACAGCGACGAGACGGGCAACGTCTCGGTGGCGGATGTCGAGGAGCGCATCACCGACAAGACGACAGCGATCATGGCAACCCACCTCTGGGGCCTTCCCGCGGTGGTCGACCAGCTGCGCCAGTTGGCGGACGAACACGGCCTGCTCTTTCTTGAGGATGCCTCCCACGCTCACGGCGCGACCGTGGCGGACCGGAAGGTCGGCACGTTCGGTCACATCGCCGCCTTCTCGATGAACGGGCCGAAACCCCTCTCCGCCGGTGAGGGCGGCTTCGCGCTGACGGATGACGACGAGCTGTTCTACCGCCTGCTTCTGCACGGCCACTACAACAAGCGATGCCGCACCGAGATCCCCACCCAGCATCTGGCCCACCGCTATGCGGTCACCGGTATGGGGCTCAAGTTTCGTATCCATCCGCTCGCCGCGAGCATCGCCCTCGACCAGCTCGCCAACCTCGACGAGTACCTGACCGGCCGGCAATGCATCGCCGACTACCTCTGCCGCGAGCTGGCTCAGCTCCCCGGCCTTGCTGTACCTGCTGTACCCGCGGATACGCGGCCCGCTTGGTACGGACTGCCGCTGACCTACGTACCCGACGAGCTCGGCGGCCTCTCGATCGAGCGCTTCCACCAGGCGCTGCTCGTCGAGGGCCTCGGGGAGATCGACCGGCCCGGCTCGACGTGTCCGTTGAACCTGCTGCCGCTGTTCCAGGACCCGGATCACATGTTGCCTGGCTACCGGCACGCCAACCGTGTCGCCTACCGCCCGGGCCAGTTCCCGGTGGCGGAGCAGGTCTGGCGGCACACGCTGAAGCTTCCGGTCTGGCACCGGGAGGAGGACCTTCCCCTCGTCGACCGCTACCTCGAGGGAATCCGCAAAGTAATCGACAACCACGAAGAGCTACTAGGGTAG
- a CDS encoding NUDIX hydrolase — MIDASVLEELTAEAANDGVQQLVVGAIVRADDKVLLLKRPADDFMGGIYELPSGKVEGEETLDAALIREVAEETGLTVTDIVAYLGSFDYTSGSGKKSRQFNFAVSVARSEPVRLTEHDLYLWASLDEQPPVTDAVKEIVQTYRGLHQV, encoded by the coding sequence ATGATCGATGCTTCCGTGCTCGAAGAACTCACCGCTGAAGCCGCGAACGACGGGGTGCAGCAACTCGTTGTGGGGGCCATCGTGCGGGCGGATGACAAGGTGTTGCTGCTCAAGCGTCCGGCGGACGACTTCATGGGCGGGATCTACGAGTTGCCGAGCGGCAAGGTCGAAGGGGAGGAGACGCTTGACGCCGCGCTGATCCGAGAGGTGGCCGAGGAGACCGGTCTGACGGTGACCGACATCGTCGCCTACCTGGGCAGTTTCGACTACACCTCCGGCAGTGGGAAGAAGAGCCGCCAGTTCAACTTCGCCGTCAGCGTGGCCAGGTCCGAGCCGGTTCGCCTGACCGAACACGACTTGTATCTGTGGGCCTCACTCGACGAACAGCCCCCGGTGACGGACGCGGTCAAAGAGATCGTCCAAACCTACCGAGGGCTGCACCAGGTGTGA
- a CDS encoding helix-turn-helix domain-containing protein has translation MSIEAINWALNIAPIPTNRRDASSLAIVLVGLANHADPDGRNAFPSLNRLMRYTRLSERSVRYALRALEELGLIRRSADQEIVAAYLKRADRRPNNYDLIIRQPVDNPPDEGQNLPPDDQHEGQTQQARGAKSRTTRGRDCPRTVLNRDKNRPAGKRAAQGTVGPVCGQCDGRDSDPVSARVVWLDADRTRSVRCPRCHPAKNVGDPSVSSENSASGGEKTADPRHESPVGKPQGGRR, from the coding sequence GTGAGCATCGAAGCCATCAACTGGGCACTCAACATCGCTCCGATCCCCACCAACCGCCGAGACGCGTCCAGTCTGGCGATAGTCCTGGTGGGGCTCGCCAACCACGCGGACCCGGACGGCCGCAACGCCTTCCCATCACTGAACAGGTTGATGCGCTACACCCGGCTCTCCGAGCGCTCGGTGCGCTACGCCCTGCGCGCGCTGGAAGAACTCGGCCTCATCCGGCGCTCAGCCGACCAGGAGATCGTCGCCGCATACCTCAAGCGGGCGGACCGACGTCCCAACAATTACGACCTGATCATCCGGCAACCTGTGGACAACCCTCCCGACGAGGGGCAGAACTTGCCCCCTGATGACCAGCACGAGGGGCAAACACAGCAGGCACGAGGGGCAAAGAGCCGCACGACGAGGGGCAGAGATTGCCCCCGAACCGTCCTTAACCGTGACAAGAACCGTCCCGCGGGCAAGCGCGCCGCGCAGGGCACCGTCGGCCCCGTCTGCGGGCAGTGCGACGGCCGCGACTCCGACCCGGTGAGCGCCCGTGTCGTCTGGCTGGATGCCGACCGAACCAGGTCGGTCCGCTGTCCTCGATGCCATCCAGCCAAAAACGTCGGCGACCCCTCCGTCAGCAGCGAGAATTCCGCCAGCGGAGGCGAGAAGACCGCTGATCCGCGACACGAGTCGCCGGTAGGCAAGCCACAGGGAGGCCGCCGGTGA
- a CDS encoding DUF5131 family protein: protein MSDRSGIEWTETTWNPTTGCDRVSAGCDHCYALTLAKRLKAMGSAKYQTDGDPRTSGPGFGVATHEAALAEPYRWRAPRLVFVNSMSDLFHARVPVDFIRRVFAVMRETPQHTYQVLTKRTRRLRRLAPSLEWPANLWIGTSVENDEVAYRIDELRTVPAAVRFLSCEPLLGPLPNLDLDGIGWVIVGGESGAQARPIDPGWVRGLRDQCQRADVSFFFKQWGGRTPKAGGRELDGRTWDDMPIRRGSAVAEPIMV from the coding sequence ATGAGTGATCGATCGGGCATTGAGTGGACCGAGACGACCTGGAACCCTACGACCGGGTGTGATCGGGTCTCGGCGGGTTGCGATCACTGCTACGCCCTCACTTTGGCCAAGCGTTTGAAGGCGATGGGGTCGGCCAAGTACCAGACCGATGGAGATCCGCGCACCAGCGGTCCCGGTTTCGGAGTGGCCACTCACGAGGCCGCGTTGGCCGAGCCGTATCGGTGGCGGGCCCCGCGGTTGGTGTTCGTCAACTCCATGAGCGACCTCTTCCACGCCCGGGTTCCCGTTGACTTCATCCGCCGCGTGTTCGCGGTGATGCGCGAGACCCCGCAGCACACCTACCAGGTGTTGACCAAGCGCACCCGCCGGCTTCGGCGCCTGGCGCCGTCGCTGGAGTGGCCGGCGAACCTGTGGATTGGTACGTCGGTCGAGAACGACGAGGTCGCCTACCGGATTGATGAGCTCCGTACTGTGCCTGCTGCCGTCCGGTTCCTGTCCTGCGAACCGCTACTCGGGCCGCTACCCAATCTCGACCTGGACGGAATCGGCTGGGTCATCGTCGGCGGTGAATCCGGCGCCCAGGCCCGCCCCATCGACCCGGGCTGGGTGCGTGGCCTTCGCGACCAGTGTCAACGCGCCGACGTGTCGTTCTTCTTCAAACAGTGGGGCGGCCGCACCCCCAAAGCCGGCGGGCGCGAACTCGACGGCCGCACCTGGGACGACATGCCTATCCGGCGAGGCTCGGCGGTTGCCGAGCCGATAATGGTCTGA
- a CDS encoding class I SAM-dependent methyltransferase — translation MAFFDARQAPAVVKHGLLKRYCRAFAMKAGTRTPVTFLDGYAGAGCYDDDTPGSPLVLAEAARSVAAKRQIEAIFVEKDQSTFAR, via the coding sequence ATGGCGTTCTTCGATGCGCGGCAGGCACCGGCAGTTGTCAAACATGGCTTGCTCAAGCGGTATTGCCGAGCATTTGCCATGAAGGCAGGCACGAGGACACCGGTTACTTTTCTTGACGGATACGCAGGTGCCGGATGCTACGACGACGACACACCGGGATCCCCGCTCGTTCTTGCCGAGGCTGCGCGTAGCGTTGCGGCCAAACGGCAGATCGAGGCAATTTTTGTCGAGAAAGACCAATCAACCTTCGCTCGTTAA
- a CDS encoding proline dehydrogenase family protein — MSIDREILFRLATSNRFERIVRSVPRGQEMAWRAASRYVAGTSLGDAVRQVRDLHARGVASSIDQFGELVSRPTVAERVADDYVELAAELAHLPEDAWLALDLSHLGLDIDPARCADYLAAIAGALPEGRRIQVGAEDHARADAVLSCVLAVAGKGLADRLGATAQANLHRTPEDMRRLQDAGVHIRLVKGAYVEARDRALPYGEPTDVAFLRLAHQLVEAKAPFALATHDGVLREALLAAHGPLPVEQLLGVRPDVVTDLVARDVPVRVYVPFGGNWFRYWMRRVAESRGA; from the coding sequence ATGTCGATCGACCGCGAGATCCTGTTCCGGCTGGCCACCAGTAACCGCTTCGAGCGGATCGTGCGGTCCGTACCGCGAGGGCAGGAAATGGCGTGGCGAGCTGCGTCGCGTTACGTCGCGGGCACGTCGTTGGGCGATGCCGTCCGGCAGGTTCGGGATCTGCACGCCCGCGGTGTGGCCAGCAGCATCGATCAGTTCGGCGAACTGGTCAGCCGCCCGACGGTCGCCGAGCGCGTCGCCGACGACTACGTGGAACTGGCGGCGGAACTCGCCCACCTGCCCGAGGACGCCTGGCTGGCGCTCGACCTTTCCCACCTCGGGCTCGACATCGACCCGGCACGCTGCGCCGACTATCTGGCTGCGATCGCGGGAGCACTTCCGGAGGGCAGGCGCATCCAGGTGGGCGCCGAGGACCATGCTCGCGCCGACGCTGTGCTGTCGTGCGTGCTCGCCGTCGCGGGCAAGGGACTGGCCGACCGGCTCGGCGCCACCGCACAGGCGAACCTGCATCGCACGCCGGAAGACATGCGGCGGCTGCAGGACGCCGGCGTGCACATCCGGCTGGTCAAAGGCGCCTACGTCGAGGCACGCGACCGCGCCCTGCCGTACGGCGAGCCCACCGATGTCGCCTTCCTGCGCCTGGCCCACCAGTTGGTGGAGGCCAAAGCACCGTTCGCGCTGGCCACCCACGACGGTGTCCTCCGCGAGGCTCTACTCGCCGCGCACGGGCCGTTGCCGGTCGAGCAACTGCTGGGAGTGCGCCCGGACGTGGTGACCGACCTCGTCGCCCGCGACGTACCGGTTCGCGTGTACGTTCCCTTCGGCGGCAACTGGTTCCGCTACTGGATGCGCCGAGTCGCGGAGTCCCGAGGCGCTTGA
- a CDS encoding NAD-dependent epimerase/dehydratase family protein: protein MERYLVTGSSGHLGEALVRTLRARELDVVGLDVIESPFTTVVGSIADPEVVRRAMDGVTHVLHTATLHKPHVGSHARQEFVDTNVSGTLTLLEEAAAAGVGSVVFTSSTSAFGRALTPGAGQPAAWITEDVRPVVRNIYGATKIAAEELCELLARDLGIPVVVLRTSRFFPERDDRDDVRAAYDDTNLKVNEFLYRRVDLADVVDAHLLAAARAPGLGFARYIISATTPFTSTDLPELAVDAPAVVARLFPEIAEDYRRWGWRMFPTLDRVYVNDLARRDLGWAPAYDFRAVVELVRANGKPRSPLAATVGAKGYHATPTGVYTA from the coding sequence ATGGAGCGGTATCTGGTTACGGGCAGTTCGGGTCACCTCGGTGAGGCGCTGGTACGCACCTTGCGCGCGCGGGAGCTGGACGTCGTCGGCCTCGACGTCATCGAATCGCCGTTCACGACGGTGGTGGGCTCCATCGCTGACCCGGAAGTCGTGCGCAGAGCGATGGACGGGGTCACCCACGTGCTGCACACCGCCACCCTGCACAAACCTCATGTCGGGTCCCACGCGCGGCAGGAGTTCGTGGACACCAACGTCTCCGGCACACTGACCCTGCTGGAAGAGGCCGCGGCCGCCGGTGTCGGCAGCGTCGTGTTCACCAGCAGCACCAGCGCCTTCGGTCGTGCCCTGACCCCGGGCGCCGGGCAACCAGCGGCGTGGATAACGGAAGACGTTCGCCCGGTGGTCCGAAACATCTACGGTGCCACGAAGATCGCCGCCGAGGAGCTGTGTGAACTGCTCGCACGCGACCTCGGCATCCCGGTGGTCGTCTTGCGGACGTCGCGGTTCTTTCCGGAGCGCGACGATCGCGACGACGTTCGCGCGGCGTACGACGACACCAACCTGAAGGTCAACGAGTTCCTCTACCGCCGCGTCGACCTCGCCGACGTCGTCGACGCCCACCTGCTCGCGGCCGCCCGCGCGCCGGGGCTCGGATTCGCCAGATACATCATCAGCGCCACCACCCCGTTCACTTCCACGGATCTCCCCGAACTCGCCGTGGACGCCCCCGCGGTGGTGGCGCGACTGTTCCCCGAGATCGCCGAGGACTACCGGCGCTGGGGATGGCGCATGTTTCCCACACTGGATCGGGTCTATGTCAACGATCTGGCCAGGCGGGATCTGGGTTGGGCGCCCGCGTATGACTTCCGAGCCGTCGTGGAACTCGTGCGTGCCAACGGAAAGCCACGCAGCCCACTCGCGGCGACGGTCGGCGCCAAGGGATATCACGCCACCCCGACCGGCGTGTACACGGCATGA
- a CDS encoding DUF4328 domain-containing protein, producing the protein MTYPQPAPVPAMPARPLRKVGTIGTAAAVLIGLETLAELAISMSDRHTYTVVNDYVNGEPGVTEADLYAADDIALGVGLSGVGILLAAAVVFLVWLWRVRQNAELLSPLPHRRARGWVIGGWFCPVVNLWFPFQVVSDIWRASRPEPKAGVALLRWWWALLMLSSLIDRYTNILLRGEVTVADLRRVSGLSAVSTLLNLGAGILIILAIRRINAWQEQQPRPLPVPA; encoded by the coding sequence ATGACCTACCCCCAACCGGCGCCCGTTCCCGCCATGCCCGCGAGGCCGCTGCGCAAGGTGGGCACCATCGGCACCGCCGCCGCGGTCCTCATCGGCCTGGAGACGCTGGCGGAACTGGCGATCAGCATGTCCGACCGCCACACCTACACGGTGGTCAACGACTATGTGAACGGCGAACCCGGCGTCACCGAGGCGGACCTGTACGCGGCGGACGACATCGCACTCGGTGTAGGGCTTTCGGGAGTTGGCATTCTCCTCGCGGCCGCGGTGGTGTTCCTGGTGTGGCTTTGGCGAGTGAGACAGAACGCGGAGCTACTTTCGCCGCTGCCGCATCGCCGCGCTCGCGGCTGGGTGATCGGCGGCTGGTTCTGCCCAGTGGTGAACCTGTGGTTCCCGTTCCAGGTCGTATCCGACATCTGGCGGGCCAGCCGCCCGGAACCCAAGGCGGGAGTAGCCCTGCTGCGCTGGTGGTGGGCTCTGCTGATGCTCAGTTCGCTGATCGACCGGTACACGAACATCCTTCTCCGGGGAGAGGTGACCGTAGCGGATCTGCGCAGGGTATCCGGGCTCAGCGCGGTCTCCACGCTGCTCAACCTCGGCGCGGGCATCTTGATCATCCTCGCGATTCGCAGGATCAATGCCTGGCAGGAACAGCAGCCCCGCCCGCTGCCGGTACCCGCCTGA
- a CDS encoding YdcF family protein: protein MQKPLATLPERLREDVKTLWEYHDLGHPHSRCDVGIGLGSHDVGVAVHTARLFHLGLFPLIVFTGARTPTTADVFPRGEAVHYREQAIGLGVPENAILVEPRARNTGDNISFTRDLLAEVGLHPRTVMLVCKPYHQRRAYATCRKLWPDVQVRCAAQSLSLEEYVGHIGDADRVLNMLVGDTQRITEYAERGFAVPQVVPPRVRQAYERLVSAGYTERLV from the coding sequence ATGCAGAAACCGCTGGCCACGCTCCCGGAACGGCTGCGAGAGGATGTCAAGACCCTGTGGGAGTACCACGACCTGGGGCACCCGCACAGCCGCTGCGACGTCGGAATCGGCCTCGGCAGCCATGACGTCGGTGTCGCGGTCCACACGGCGAGGCTGTTCCACCTCGGCTTGTTCCCGCTGATCGTGTTCACCGGCGCGAGAACACCGACGACGGCCGACGTGTTCCCGCGCGGCGAAGCGGTGCACTACCGGGAGCAGGCGATCGGGCTGGGGGTGCCTGAGAACGCCATCCTGGTGGAGCCGCGTGCCCGCAACACAGGTGACAACATCTCGTTCACCCGGGACCTGCTGGCCGAGGTCGGGTTGCATCCTCGAACCGTCATGCTGGTCTGCAAGCCCTACCACCAGCGCCGTGCCTACGCGACCTGCCGGAAGCTGTGGCCGGACGTGCAGGTGCGGTGTGCGGCGCAGTCACTGTCCCTTGAGGAGTACGTCGGCCACATCGGCGACGCCGATCGGGTGCTCAACATGCTCGTGGGCGACACCCAGCGAATCACCGAGTACGCCGAGCGTGGTTTCGCCGTCCCCCAGGTCGTGCCGCCGCGAGTTCGGCAGGCGTACGAGCGGCTGGTCAGTGCCGGGTACACCGAACGACTCGTCTAG
- a CDS encoding excalibur calcium-binding domain-containing protein, giving the protein MRLRQAAAVLVLAAGASLTLAGTATAQEDRYNCDNFPNQAEAQKVYNQDTSDPHRLDADNDGIACEDNGPPSLTSVATPTTTMPTTSPPTSRPTETHSATSTQFTSTVAGDQVQKMPSGPVAAGDGSSGGGPGAAPVLFSLAGLGVIATTTAVAVRRGRKTS; this is encoded by the coding sequence ATGCGACTTCGCCAAGCCGCCGCCGTCCTCGTCCTGGCAGCGGGCGCCTCACTCACCCTGGCCGGAACGGCGACCGCGCAGGAGGATCGATACAACTGCGACAACTTCCCGAACCAGGCCGAAGCGCAGAAAGTCTACAACCAGGACACCAGCGACCCGCATCGCCTGGACGCCGACAACGACGGTATCGCGTGCGAGGACAATGGCCCGCCTTCGCTGACCAGCGTCGCCACGCCGACGACCACGATGCCGACAACCAGCCCGCCTACCAGTAGGCCGACCGAAACCCACTCCGCCACCAGCACCCAGTTCACCAGCACGGTCGCCGGTGACCAGGTGCAGAAGATGCCCTCGGGCCCTGTCGCGGCCGGTGACGGGTCCTCCGGTGGCGGCCCGGGTGCCGCGCCGGTGCTGTTCAGCCTCGCCGGTCTCGGCGTGATCGCCACGACCACCGCGGTGGCCGTACGGCGCGGTCGCAAGACCAGCTGA